Below is a window of Theropithecus gelada mitochondrion, complete genome DNA.
GCCATCAATTAAGAAAGCGTTCAAGCTCAACGTCAACCACCCGAAAAACCCCAAACATGTTATTGAACTCCTCAAATCACATTGGATTAATCTATCACCCTATAGAAGCAATAATGCTAGTATAAGTAACATGAACTCTCTCTCCCCACTGCATAAGCCTAAATCAGATCGAAAACCTCACTGATACTTAACAGCCCAGTACCAATAAATACAAACAAGCCCGTACTACTTTCACTGTTAATCCAACACAGGCATGCTTTCAAGGAAAGGTTAAAAAAAGTAAAAGGAACTCGGCAAACTCAGCCCCGCCTGTTTACCAAAAACATCACCTCTAGCATTACCAGTATTAGAGGCACTGCCTGCCCAGTGACATACGTTTAACGGCCGCGGTACCCTGACCGTGCAAAGGTAGCATAATCACTTGTTCTTTAAATAGGGACTCGCATGAATGGCAACACGAGGGTTTAACTGTCTCTTACTTTTAACCAGTGAAATTGACCTATCCGTGAAGAGGCGGATATAAAACAATAAGACGAGAAGACCCTATGGAGCTTTAATTTACTAATGCAACTAAGAACCATATAAACCCACGGGCCCTAAAATTTCTACACCTGCATTAAAAATTTTGGTTGGGGCGGCCTCGGAGCACAAATAAACCTCCGAATGATCCATGCCAAGGCTTCACAAGCCAAAGCGAACTAACACCCACAATTGATCCAATAATTTGATCAACGGAACAAGTTACCCTAGGGATAACAGCGCAATTCTATTCTAGAGTCCATATCAACAATAGAGTTTACGACCTCGATGTTGGATCAGGACATCCTAATGGTGCAGCAGCTATTAAGGGTTCGTTTGTTCAACGATTAAAGTCCTACGTGATCTGAGTTCAGACCGGAGCAATCCAGGTCGGTTTCTATCTATTTTACATTTCTCCCTGTACGAAAGGACAAGAGAAATAGGGCCTACTTCACAAAGCGCCCTCACCATATAAATGACTTAGTCTTAATTTATCAAAATATTACATACCCCACCCAAGAGCAGGGTTTGTTAAGATGGCAGAGCCCGGTAATTGCATAAAACTTAAAACTTTATAACCAGAGGTTCAACCCCTCTTCTTAACACCATGACCACAATAAACCTCCTACTCCTTATTATACCCACACTAGCCGCCATGGCATTTCTTACACTCGTCGAACGAAAGCTATTAGGGTGTATACAACTACGCAAAGGACCTAACATTGTAGGCCCCTATGGGCTACTACAGCCATTCGCCGATGCAATAAAACTCTTCACTAAAGAACCCCTAAAACCCTCAACATCCAGCACTATCCTCTATATCACAGCACCCACTCTAGCCTTCTCCATCGCCCTCCTCCTATGAACCCCCCTCCCCATACCCAACCCTCTAATTAACTTCAACCTAGGACTCCTGTTTATCCTAGCCATATCCAGCCTAACCGTCTACTCTATTCTATGATCTGGATGAGCATCAAACTCAAACTACGCTCTAATCGGAGCCCTACGAGCCGTCGCCCAAATAATCTCATACGAAGTTACCCTCACCATCATTCTACTATCAGTCTTACTAACAAGCGGCTCATTCAACCTCAACATGCTCATCACAACACAAGAGCACCTCTGACTCATCCTACCATCATGGCCACTAGCTATAATATGATTTACCTCCACACTAGCAGAAACAAACCGAACCCCCTTTGATCTCATAGAAGGCGAATCAGAACTTGTATCAGGCTTCAACATTGAATATTCTGCAGGCCCATTCGCCCTGTTCTTCATAGCCGAATACATAAACATTATCATAATAAATGCCCTAACAACTACAATCTTTCTAGGTACATCCTACCCTGTTCACTCACCAGAATTATTCACAACATGCTTCACCATCAAAACACTCCTCCTAACTTCCCTATTCCTATGAATCCGAGCAGCATACCCTCGATTCCGCTACGATCAACTTATACACCTATTATGAAAAAATTTCCTCCCACTCACACTAGCACTCCTCATATGAAGCACCTCAATACCCATCGCAATCTCCAGCATTCCCCCCCAAACCTAGAAATATGTCTGATAAAAGAATTACTTTGATAGAGTAAATAATAGAGGCCCCAACCCTCTTATTTCTAGGATTGCAGGCCTCGGACCTACTCCTGAGAACCCAAAC
It encodes the following:
- the ND1 gene encoding NADH dehydrogenase subunit 1 (TAA stop codon is completed by the addition of 3' A residues to the mRNA); translated protein: MTTMNLLLLIMPTLAAMAFLTLVERKLLGCMQLRKGPNIVGPYGLLQPFADAMKLFTKEPLKPSTSSTILYITAPTLAFSIALLLWTPLPMPNPLINFNLGLLFILAMSSLTVYSILWSGWASNSNYALIGALRAVAQMISYEVTLTIILLSVLLTSGSFNLNMLITTQEHLWLILPSWPLAMMWFTSTLAETNRTPFDLMEGESELVSGFNIEYSAGPFALFFMAEYMNIIMMNALTTTIFLGTSYPVHSPELFTTCFTIKTLLLTSLFLWIRAAYPRFRYDQLMHLLWKNFLPLTLALLMWSTSMPIAISSIPPQT